Proteins encoded by one window of Salicibibacter halophilus:
- a CDS encoding O-methyltransferase — MNKYLETLREKNDDPVLNEMRLHAEKENVPILEEESMQLLLQVLALTNAERVLEIGSAIGYSAFRMASDGARRSVTTVERDRHRYEQARSFLARSSYQPSITLLHGDAFDYVEEISQDPSYDALFVDAAKSHNQAFIETFAPFVKRGGVIVVDNVLFKGWVADPAGAPKRLQNLAGNVHAFNDWFRNHPAFATRFHAVGDGLAIAIKQENLL; from the coding sequence ATGAATAAGTACTTGGAAACCTTGCGGGAAAAAAATGACGATCCAGTGCTGAACGAAATGCGTCTGCACGCGGAAAAAGAAAATGTTCCGATTTTGGAAGAAGAAAGCATGCAGTTGTTATTACAAGTGCTGGCATTAACGAATGCCGAACGCGTGCTGGAAATCGGCAGCGCTATTGGTTATTCTGCCTTTCGAATGGCATCGGACGGTGCCCGGCGAAGCGTAACGACGGTCGAAAGGGACAGACACCGTTACGAACAAGCCCGGTCCTTTTTGGCTCGCTCAAGTTACCAACCATCGATTACGTTGTTGCATGGAGATGCTTTTGATTATGTTGAAGAGATCTCACAGGATCCATCGTATGACGCTTTGTTCGTCGACGCTGCAAAAAGCCATAACCAAGCCTTTATTGAGACGTTCGCCCCGTTTGTTAAAAGAGGGGGAGTGATTGTCGTTGATAACGTTTTGTTTAAAGGATGGGTGGCCGATCCGGCAGGAGCACCAAAGCGTTTACAAAATCTTGCGGGCAACGTGCACGCGTTTAATGATTGGTTCCGGAACCATCCGGCTTTTGCCACACGCTTTCATGCAGTCGGAGATGGTTTGGCCATTGCGATTAAACAGGAAAACCTCTTATAA
- the greA gene encoding transcription elongation factor GreA, which translates to MAETKKYYMTQEGLAKLEEEMEYLKTTRRQEVVERIKIARDFGDLSENSEYDAAKDDQAFVEGRIVQIENMIRNSVIIEDNGDTNEVNLGNSVTFKELPDGEEEIYTIVGSAESDPLEGKISNDSPMAKSLLGRRVGEQVSVSTPGGDMEVEIVDIQ; encoded by the coding sequence ATGGCGGAAACAAAAAAATATTATATGACACAAGAAGGTTTGGCCAAGTTGGAAGAGGAAATGGAATATTTGAAAACAACACGGCGGCAAGAAGTCGTTGAGCGAATAAAAATAGCGAGGGACTTTGGCGACCTATCCGAGAACTCGGAGTATGATGCAGCCAAAGATGATCAAGCATTCGTTGAAGGACGGATTGTACAAATTGAAAATATGATTCGAAACTCCGTTATTATCGAAGATAACGGGGATACGAACGAAGTCAATCTGGGAAATTCCGTTACGTTTAAAGAATTGCCGGATGGGGAGGAAGAAATATATACCATCGTCGGCAGTGCTGAATCCGATCCATTGGAAGGAAAGATTTCAAATGATTCTCCGATGGCGAAAAGCTTGTTGGGACGCAGAGTAGGTGAACAGGTATCTGTGAGCACTCCCGGAGGGGATATGGAAGTGGAGATCGTCGATATTCAATAA
- a CDS encoding YrrS family protein, with translation MDNPNQFGSESRKELRKRKTMNRLLNTAIGIVVVLIGFFLFALLFQDDEPVADDEFEEEDADVGFEEEEEPDEEATEEDEEESSGPEEAPDDGQDVAEEENGDSESSEESEEGTETDENGEDNGESAPSAPEDGEYEPIGTEQEDFSHNFDSDSQNWNEMVMAMEYATGTSEEDWSHIAWIGNDGPDGAEGTFEHEDGTEYTVTMEWVDDEGWMPTNVEEN, from the coding sequence ATGGACAATCCTAATCAATTTGGTTCGGAGAGCCGCAAGGAGTTACGCAAACGTAAAACGATGAATCGGTTATTGAATACAGCCATTGGCATTGTCGTTGTTTTGATCGGTTTTTTCTTGTTTGCGTTGTTGTTTCAAGACGATGAACCGGTTGCCGATGATGAATTTGAAGAAGAAGATGCGGACGTAGGGTTTGAAGAAGAAGAAGAGCCGGACGAAGAAGCGACTGAAGAGGATGAAGAAGAATCCTCGGGACCGGAAGAGGCACCGGATGATGGACAAGACGTTGCAGAGGAAGAAAACGGTGACTCCGAGTCATCCGAAGAATCCGAAGAGGGCACGGAAACAGATGAAAACGGTGAGGACAATGGGGAGTCTGCCCCTTCCGCTCCGGAAGACGGAGAATATGAACCGATTGGAACGGAGCAAGAAGATTTCAGCCACAATTTTGATTCCGATAGCCAAAATTGGAATGAAATGGTAATGGCTATGGAATACGCAACAGGGACTTCGGAAGAAGATTGGTCGCATATCGCGTGGATCGGCAATGATGGTCCGGACGGAGCAGAAGGAACCTTCGAACACGAGGACGGAACGGAATATACCGTTACGATGGAATGGGTGGACGACGAAGGCTGGATGCCGACGAATGTGGAAGAAAATTAA